The following nucleotide sequence is from Nesterenkonia xinjiangensis.
CGTTCTGTCTCCGGCTCGGTGAGTATAGGTCAGCGCCGAGACGATCACCAGACACAGATCATCCCGTCCGGACCACCTCAGCGGATGCGTTCCAACGCGGCTTCGGCGTCCTGCAGGCTGGACAGCACCCTGTCGGCGCGACGCCGCACGGCGACGACCTCCGCACTGCCCAGCCGCACCATGGCAGCAGCCTCGGCAGTGGTGGCCATATGGTTGGCGGCCTTGGAGAGCTGGGAATGCAGCTCGGAAGCGCGTCCGGGGATGTCCATCCCCTCCCCGGGGAAGAGCCGGTGAGCATGGGTGCAGAGATCCTGGACGCTGGGGAGCTGTTCGGCGAGCTCGTCGCCGATGGCGACCAGGTGGTTGTGCACGGCGTCGTCCTCGACGCCTTCGATCACCTGGTGGTAGCGGTCCAGGCCGCGGGCGAACCGGTCCCGGGCCTGTCGCCAGAGACCGCGCCCCAGGTCCTTGTCCAGGCGGCGGTCACGGCGATGACGCGCAAAGAGCTTCATGCATCCCTCCACCTGTGTGCTGGGCCGGCTGCGCACCGGTGACCCTGTTCGGCTGACTCTGCTCGACGAGAAGCAAGTCTACCCACGTCAGTCGACCAGGACGTCGGCGGCGGTGCGGCTTATGGGCGCAGCAGCACCTTGCCGGTGTGGGCCCCGCTGTCGAAGTACTCGTGGGCGGCGGTGGCATCCTCCAGGGCGAAGACCCGGTCCGTCTGCACGGTGATCCCACCGTCCTCGATCACCGGCCAGACCTCCTCCCCCACCCCGGCGATGATCCGAGCCTTGGTCTCGGCGTCACGCGAGCGCAGCGTGGTCGCGATGATCCGCAGACGGCGAGCCAGCATGAGCCCCAGGTCGATCTCGGCCCTCCTGCCGCCCTGCAGCCCGATCACCACCAGCCGACCCCCGGAGGCCAGACTCTTCAGGTTCGCCTCCAGATATTTGGCCCCGACGACGTCGAGGATCGCCTCCACCCCGCGGCCCCCGGTGATCTCCTCCACCCGGGCGCGGACGTCCTCCTGCCGGTAGTCGATCACGTGGTCCGCCCCGAGGCTGCGCGCCACCTCGGCCTTCTCCGGGCTGCCCACCGTGGTGAGCGTGGTGGCGCCGAGAGCGCGCAGGAACTGCAGCGCGAAGGTGCCGATCCCGCCGGTGCCCCCGTGGACGAGCACCGTGTCCCCGGGACCTGCCGCCGCCTCGCCGCGCAGGTTGGAGTGCACGGTGGCGGCGACCTCGATCAGCCCGGCCGCGTCGACGACGTCGACCCCCTTCGGCACCGGCAGCACATGCCGAGCGTCGACGACGACCCGCTCCGCGTACCCTCCGCCGGCCAGCAGCGCGACGACTTCTACGCCCACCAGCTCCTGCACGGCCGCAGGGCTGCCCAGCCCTGCGGCGACCACGCGCCCCGAGACCTCCAGACCAGGGATGGGCGAGGCTCCGGCCGGCGGCGGGTAGACGCCATTGCGCTGCATGACATCCGCCCGGTTGAGCCCGGAGGCGGCCACTTCGATGAGCACCTCCCCAGCGGAGGGGACGGGATCCGCCGCCTCGGTGATGCGGATGACTTCCGGGCCGCCTGCTGCGGTGAACTCGACTGCTCGCATGCTGCTCCTCCTGCTCTGGGACGTCTCATCGTGGTCCGCTGGCCACATCTGACGGGATCTGGGCGGGGACACGCCGGCGCGGACCCCGAGATACCGTCATTCGTGGCCAGCCGATGCGTGGGGGTCTAGCTGCTGGGAGTCGGCTGCTGGAATGCGGGCCGCCCAGAGGGTCCACCGGTCCGCCTCGATGACCGGGCCTGCGGGCAGGTTGTCCCGCACCACAGACACCAGGCGGGCGAGCTCGGCGTCGTCGAGCTCATGCAGGATGCTGCGCCCGGTGCGGGCGGCCAGGTCAGCGATCAGCGCCTCCCGGTCCGCATGCTCAGCACGGACCTCCCAGACCGTGCTGGTCTCGACCTGCGCGCCGGAGTTCTGCAGCGCCTGGCGCAGTGCGACGGCCTCGGGCCGCCGAGCCGCCTCCACCTCGAGCAGGCGCGGAAACTCCTGGAAGAACCAGCCGCGCAGGTGGCGCGCCCCACCGGGGAGGTCGACGTCGGGAGGCTGGGACACGTCGTCGAGGGTGCGGTCCTGGATGATGAGCCTGCCGCCAGAGCGCAGCAGCCGCCGCGCCTCCCGGGTGAAGGCCTGCAGGTCCTGCAGGTGGTGGACCAGGGCGCGGGCGAAGACGACGTCGGCGCTGGCGTCCGGCAGCCCCGTCGCCAGCGCGTCGCCCTGCTGGAAACGGATCCGCGGGTCGTCACCGTGGTCCTCGCCCGCACTGGTCAGGATAGGAGCACTGGCATCGACCCCGATCACGCTGTCCGCCCCGAGGTCCCGCCAAGCTCGGCTGTAGATCCCTCCGCCGCAGCCGATGTCCACGACGTCGGCACCGCGGGGATCCACCAACCCACGCACGTGCTCCGCCCAGCTGGGATGTGCTCGGCGGCCGGAATAGGTGCGGGCGTTCTGCTCTGCGGTGAAGTCGATCATGGGCGATCCTCTCTCCGCGGCTCCGATCCCTCGGTGCCTGCTCAGGGTGCCCGACTCGATGGCGGCGCACCGTCTCCCGTATAGTCTGAGCCTAGGTTTTCACATCGGTGGGCGGCCACCGGCGACGCCCGCCCGGCTGGGTGGTCCACCGATGTGTCATCGACCTGGAGCGCTGTCCGAGCGGCCGAAGGAGCCGGTCTTGAAAACCGGTGTGCGGCAACCCCGCACCGTGGGTTCGAATCCCACGCGCTCCGCCGATGGACCCCCGGAATCAAGCCGATCCGGGGGTCGCTGTTTTCACATCGCAACTGAACGGCTGAGAATCGCACCTGGCGACGCCTACAGTCGTGCCGTAGCGCGCATCCAGGAGCGGAAGAATAAGGTGGGATCGAGCTGGCGCGTCGTTTGGTATGACCGCGCCAAACGCCAGCCACCCGTGACGATGCGAAGAAAGTCCTCGCCCATCAGTGAAGGGGTGCGGGCCAGGTCCCCTATGGCACAGTTTCACCAGGCCATGACAGTCACGGTCGGGATCAGTATTTTCGCTCCCGGCCGGGCTCGGCGGCGGGCAGCCGGCGCCGAATCATCTAGCCTCGCGCGAACTGCTCTACCACTCGTTCGGCAAAAGTGAACACGTAGTCCAGCTCCCTCAGCTCCTCGCTTGTCGTACGGAGCCCTGCATCTCGTGCAAACAACGCGAGCTCCTCCCAGTCGTGCTCCTCGTCCAGGACCGTACCGTCCGGGAGGGCATCTGGGGCAGTAGTAGTTCTAACCTCCTGCGCGATGACGTCGAGAGTTAGCCCCGAGGTAGGATTCGCCTCGCGTCCGCCACCTGGGGCATACCGAGTCGCTGACAGGGTGAAGCCGAGGTCACGGAGCTTCACCGCCCGTCCGTCATCCAATGTGCAGTACTCCGTAACCGCGAAGTGCCCTGACGGATCTCCAACTGCAGGGAGATGGAAGAAGTCGCAGTGCGCCCCTAGCTCAACGATTCGCGCGCTGCCGTCGAGGACCGGATCGTCGGGCTCCACGTTCTCAGCAACGCGGAGCGATTCAGGCAACGGCGAGAACTCGGGCCTGTCAGAGCCTTCTTGCTGACGTGTCACGACCTGCCTCCTCAACTACCTTAGACAGCGCGATAACACTGCC
It contains:
- a CDS encoding NAD(P)H-quinone oxidoreductase — translated: MRAVEFTAAGGPEVIRITEAADPVPSAGEVLIEVAASGLNRADVMQRNGVYPPPAGASPIPGLEVSGRVVAAGLGSPAAVQELVGVEVVALLAGGGYAERVVVDARHVLPVPKGVDVVDAAGLIEVAATVHSNLRGEAAAGPGDTVLVHGGTGGIGTFALQFLRALGATTLTTVGSPEKAEVARSLGADHVIDYRQEDVRARVEEITGGRGVEAILDVVGAKYLEANLKSLASGGRLVVIGLQGGRRAEIDLGLMLARRLRIIATTLRSRDAETKARIIAGVGEEVWPVIEDGGITVQTDRVFALEDATAAHEYFDSGAHTGKVLLRP
- a CDS encoding class I SAM-dependent methyltransferase, whose amino-acid sequence is MIDFTAEQNARTYSGRRAHPSWAEHVRGLVDPRGADVVDIGCGGGIYSRAWRDLGADSVIGVDASAPILTSAGEDHGDDPRIRFQQGDALATGLPDASADVVFARALVHHLQDLQAFTREARRLLRSGGRLIIQDRTLDDVSQPPDVDLPGGARHLRGWFFQEFPRLLEVEAARRPEAVALRQALQNSGAQVETSTVWEVRAEHADREALIADLAARTGRSILHELDDAELARLVSVVRDNLPAGPVIEADRWTLWAARIPAADSQQLDPHASAGHE